One Photobacterium sp. TY1-4 genomic window carries:
- a CDS encoding acyl-CoA thioesterase, producing the protein MGERQREVTLRFLAEPGDVNFGGKVHGGAVMKWIDLAAYACSAGWSGKYCITAYAGGIRFVAPIHVGNLVEVSAKVIYTGRTSMHIAIDVQASDPKNLERRLTTHCIVIMVAVDEAGNPSPVPEWVPKTDEDKLLRDSAIKLMNMRKEIGEEMEAHVKYLKSKN; encoded by the coding sequence ATGGGTGAAAGGCAACGAGAAGTAACACTGAGATTTCTGGCTGAACCGGGGGACGTTAACTTTGGTGGTAAGGTACATGGTGGCGCCGTGATGAAGTGGATCGACTTAGCGGCGTACGCGTGTTCTGCAGGCTGGAGTGGGAAATATTGCATCACGGCCTATGCTGGGGGGATCCGTTTTGTCGCACCTATTCATGTCGGCAATCTGGTCGAAGTCAGTGCGAAAGTCATTTATACCGGCCGGACATCAATGCATATCGCGATTGATGTCCAGGCCAGTGATCCGAAAAATCTTGAGCGTCGGCTGACCACGCACTGTATCGTAATTATGGTGGCGGTTGATGAAGCCGGAAATCCAAGTCCGGTGCCGGAGTGGGTGCCGAAAACAGATGAAGACAAGCTACTGCGGGATTCTGCGATTAAGTTGATGAATATGCGCAAAGAAATCGGCGAAGAGATGGAAGCGCATGTGAAATATCTCAAGTCGAAAAACTAA
- a CDS encoding S1 family peptidase: protein MLRKNICAVALAASTLLPAGMVTAAPVGGYVVGGDPVLPSENYGWMASLRLAPNQLSHLCGATVIDRRWVLTAAHCVVHEVEDGVFQVVPPSALNVMVGSNYAPVEDPGTLYTITHVVVHPGYTPNPVLKIVQNSDGTQTVDVLSTALNNDVALLRVGREFASTIPVVRLADSNKADELDLVLGQQWSDAARPKNTRVSGWGSTQTDGTGMSDRLLKTDLSFVPMDECFQRLELGNEWNFILDSPLNRTKLCTLPPEVIRDAEGSSLEHGADSCKGDSGGPLRAQDQLGDWYQLGIVSGGPVGKLTCGSLARPSFYTRVGTYYDWITQQVGRLPEHPITAPDIISDSPNSGTGSGDTGDGGTSGGGTTPDNVPKDQETVDLSRCNAAVDEDAIAHTNCSLSGADAGSLSWQILMGLLALMLYRIWRARAWRPGDKALIHKSCE, encoded by the coding sequence GTGCTGAGAAAGAATATATGTGCTGTTGCCCTAGCCGCGAGCACACTATTACCCGCAGGGATGGTGACCGCGGCGCCGGTAGGCGGGTATGTTGTCGGGGGGGATCCGGTTTTACCCTCTGAAAATTACGGGTGGATGGCCTCCCTCCGTTTAGCGCCGAATCAGTTAAGCCATTTATGTGGTGCAACCGTGATCGATCGCCGTTGGGTGCTGACAGCAGCACACTGTGTTGTACATGAAGTGGAAGACGGCGTGTTTCAGGTCGTCCCTCCCAGCGCGTTGAATGTGATGGTCGGCTCCAACTACGCGCCGGTGGAAGATCCCGGGACCTTATATACGATCACTCATGTTGTGGTGCATCCGGGTTATACGCCCAACCCCGTGCTGAAAATCGTGCAGAATTCTGATGGTACTCAGACCGTGGATGTACTCAGCACGGCGCTGAACAATGATGTCGCGTTACTTCGGGTCGGACGGGAATTTGCCTCCACCATTCCAGTAGTGCGTCTGGCTGACAGCAATAAAGCAGATGAACTTGATTTGGTGTTGGGTCAGCAATGGTCAGATGCTGCTCGACCAAAAAACACCAGGGTCTCTGGCTGGGGCTCAACGCAGACGGATGGCACAGGTATGTCCGATCGGTTGCTGAAAACGGATTTATCTTTTGTTCCGATGGACGAGTGCTTCCAACGATTAGAGCTGGGCAATGAATGGAACTTCATTTTGGACAGCCCATTGAACCGAACCAAGCTGTGCACTTTGCCCCCGGAGGTCATTCGTGATGCAGAGGGGAGTTCGCTGGAGCATGGTGCGGATTCTTGTAAAGGGGATAGTGGCGGGCCTTTAAGAGCGCAGGATCAACTCGGGGATTGGTATCAGTTGGGCATTGTGAGCGGTGGCCCGGTGGGCAAATTGACTTGTGGTTCGTTGGCCCGCCCAAGCTTCTATACCCGGGTTGGGACTTATTATGACTGGATTACACAGCAGGTCGGCCGCTTGCCAGAGCATCCGATCACGGCACCGGATATCATCTCAGACTCCCCGAATTCAGGTACTGGTTCAGGAGATACCGGGGATGGCGGCACCAGTGGTGGCGGAACGACACCCGATAACGTGCCCAAAGATCAGGAAACAGTCGATCTGTCGAGATGCAATGCCGCTGTCGATGAAGATGCAATTGCTCACACCAACTGCAGTTTAAGTGGCGCGGATGCCGGGAGTTTGAGCTGGCAAATCCTGATGGGTTTGTTGGCCCTGATGCTATACCGAATTTGGAGGGCGCGAGCTTGGCGGCCTGGGGATAAAGCGCTTATCCACAAAAGCTGTGAATAA
- a CDS encoding DUF3081 domain-containing protein, with protein MKNKVDVRILLSVYEKIKTQGTPTEHGAQLEGITCTESQDGYYINLSDSHVSLDINFHNTYHFHTMNEDPESVINQTTTEFHNNNEAQIEEFLQKLMDLDQRY; from the coding sequence ATGAAAAACAAAGTCGACGTACGTATCCTGTTGAGCGTGTACGAAAAAATAAAAACACAAGGTACCCCGACGGAGCATGGCGCGCAGCTCGAAGGCATTACCTGCACCGAGAGCCAGGATGGTTACTACATCAATTTATCGGACAGTCATGTGAGTCTGGATATCAACTTTCACAATACTTATCATTTTCACACCATGAATGAAGATCCTGAATCCGTGATTAATCAAACCACCACGGAATTTCATAACAACAATGAAGCGCAGATTGAAGAGTTCTTGCAAAAGTTGATGGACCTGGATCAGCGTTATTAA
- a CDS encoding DUF368 domain-containing protein → MSKVLTFFKGMAMGAADVVPGVSGGTIAFITGIYDTLLESIRRINPSLIGIWRQQGFKAAFEHINGLFLIVLLSGILTSIFTLARVITWMLHTHPIPLWSFFFGLILVSVNHMFKQVSQWKANRFVAILMGALFAYSITVLHPLSLEPTHLNILLAGAIAICAMILPGISGSFILLLLGMYGPILTAAKSVDIATLGTFAMGCVIGLLSFSHLLSWVLRHYRDLALTFLTGLMIGTLSKIWPWKETLTWRTNSSGEQVPLLEQNLSPLNFEQLTGEPALIGYAIAAMLLGIGLVWALEKVAED, encoded by the coding sequence ATGAGCAAAGTTTTAACCTTTTTCAAAGGGATGGCCATGGGCGCTGCTGATGTCGTGCCTGGTGTCTCTGGCGGTACCATTGCATTCATTACCGGCATCTATGACACATTACTGGAGAGTATTCGTCGGATTAACCCAAGTTTGATTGGCATCTGGCGCCAACAAGGCTTCAAAGCCGCATTCGAGCATATCAATGGGTTGTTCCTGATCGTGCTGCTGTCCGGCATCCTGACCAGTATTTTCACCCTGGCACGGGTGATTACCTGGATGCTTCATACCCACCCGATTCCGCTCTGGTCATTCTTCTTCGGTCTGATCCTGGTCTCCGTCAATCATATGTTTAAGCAAGTTTCCCAGTGGAAAGCCAATCGTTTTGTGGCGATCCTGATGGGGGCTTTATTTGCTTACAGCATTACCGTGCTGCACCCGCTGAGCCTTGAACCGACACATCTCAACATTCTGCTGGCCGGCGCCATCGCAATTTGTGCCATGATCCTCCCGGGTATTTCCGGTAGTTTTATCCTGTTGCTCCTTGGCATGTACGGACCGATCCTAACCGCGGCCAAATCCGTTGATATTGCCACACTCGGCACCTTTGCGATGGGCTGTGTGATTGGTTTGCTCAGCTTTTCCCACTTGTTGTCCTGGGTACTACGTCATTACCGTGATTTGGCCCTGACCTTCCTGACCGGCCTGATGATTGGCACTCTGAGCAAGATCTGGCCCTGGAAAGAAACCCTCACCTGGCGGACCAACTCAAGCGGTGAACAAGTACCGCTGTTGGAGCAAAACCTATCACCTTTGAATTTTGAGCAGCTCACCGGTGAGCCGGCCCTCATCGGCTATGCAATCGCAGCCATGCTCCTGGGTATCGGCCTGGTCTGGGCGCTGGAAAAAGTCGCCGAAGACTAA
- a CDS encoding aromatic amino acid transaminase, producing the protein MFKQLTEAQLDPILSLSIAYREDARAEKMDLGIGVYRNSQGETPIMQAVQQAQQKVVETQTTKAYVGLAGNETFNQAMMDLLLTDTSAHQRAAGVQTPGASGALRMLADLMRLAQPETTVWISDPSYVNHKPVMEAAGLKVKFYPYFDRVTKQVNREAMLAALAKAGPKDVVLLHGCCHNPTGADIAFEDWQAITALANKNGFMPFVDIAYQGFGDGLEQDAAGLKYMADHTEEMVVATSCSKNFGLYRERTGAAIVISDSLKEAQKAKGRILNLARSTYTMPPDHGAALVATILTDDALTATWREELSQMQARLVSLRAGLTQAVRAQGTDAFNFIDQHKGMFSVTGLSPEQIARLRDEFAIYAVGDGRINIAGLREQQLDYLAHALVTVSQ; encoded by the coding sequence ATGTTTAAGCAGCTTACTGAAGCACAATTGGATCCTATTTTGTCCCTTTCTATCGCTTATCGAGAAGATGCGCGAGCGGAGAAAATGGATTTAGGGATCGGGGTTTATCGCAACAGCCAGGGTGAAACGCCGATCATGCAGGCAGTTCAACAGGCACAGCAGAAGGTGGTAGAGACCCAGACGACCAAGGCCTATGTCGGCTTGGCAGGGAATGAGACCTTTAACCAGGCGATGATGGATTTGCTGTTGACCGACACATCAGCGCATCAACGTGCAGCAGGGGTGCAAACCCCCGGGGCCAGCGGGGCTTTACGGATGTTGGCTGATTTAATGCGCCTGGCGCAACCGGAGACGACGGTGTGGATTTCCGATCCCAGCTATGTCAACCACAAGCCGGTCATGGAAGCTGCGGGTTTGAAGGTGAAGTTTTATCCGTATTTTGATCGCGTGACCAAACAGGTGAACCGCGAAGCCATGTTGGCCGCGCTGGCAAAGGCCGGGCCAAAAGATGTGGTGCTGCTGCACGGATGTTGCCACAACCCAACCGGTGCCGATATTGCATTTGAAGACTGGCAGGCGATCACAGCCCTGGCCAACAAAAATGGCTTTATGCCGTTTGTAGATATTGCCTATCAGGGATTTGGGGATGGTCTCGAGCAAGATGCTGCGGGCTTAAAATATATGGCCGACCACACAGAAGAGATGGTGGTCGCGACCTCTTGTTCGAAAAACTTCGGCCTTTACCGTGAACGGACCGGAGCTGCCATTGTGATCAGCGATAGTTTAAAAGAGGCCCAGAAAGCGAAAGGGCGTATTTTGAATCTTGCGCGTTCAACCTATACCATGCCGCCGGATCATGGTGCAGCCTTGGTCGCCACCATTCTTACCGATGATGCGCTGACGGCGACCTGGCGTGAAGAGCTCTCACAGATGCAGGCCCGTTTGGTGAGTTTACGTGCGGGCCTGACCCAGGCGGTTCGTGCACAAGGCACAGATGCGTTTAATTTTATTGATCAACATAAAGGGATGTTCTCTGTGACCGGACTGAGCCCCGAGCAAATTGCGCGGCTCCGTGATGAGTTTGCCATTTACGCGGTTGGTGATGGTCGAATTAATATTGCCGGTTTGCGCGAGCAGCAGCTTGACTACCTGGCGCACGCGTTAGTGACCGTGTCACAATAA
- a CDS encoding sensor histidine kinase — MAAIQRKERYRFTTWDLVISLVLCIGIACITYSLKGGDYNDHLIIALGYGTVCNLISLFVRTYFPMWRALTHSVVVITVTIMLGTLHALLWLVWLQRQGEVAEVLSLVSFALFFSSCIYYFFYCREKALLYKHQLRQVQLVQAEHEKALVVSQLKVLQSQIEPHFLFNTLANLQVLIDADPKKAQSLLLRFTELLRISLKKSRCDQIKLEDEIELLEAYLEIQSIRLGERLRYRFVVAPDVDTCWHIPPHLLQPLVENAVCHGIEPCPAGGEVVVSLSGVEGRLQIRVEDDGAGLGGKSLHKGNGLSLDNIRQRLKALYGPQASLSIASSERGGVISKIELIPGDGR, encoded by the coding sequence GTGGCGGCCATCCAGCGCAAGGAAAGATACAGATTTACAACCTGGGATTTGGTCATCAGCCTGGTGTTATGCATCGGGATAGCCTGTATTACCTATTCCTTGAAAGGGGGGGATTATAATGACCACCTGATCATCGCGCTGGGCTATGGCACGGTCTGTAACTTAATCAGCCTTTTTGTCCGTACCTATTTTCCGATGTGGCGGGCTTTGACCCATTCTGTGGTCGTCATTACTGTGACGATCATGCTGGGCACTTTACATGCCCTGTTATGGCTTGTTTGGCTCCAACGTCAGGGGGAAGTTGCGGAAGTCCTGTCTTTGGTCTCCTTCGCGCTGTTTTTTTCCAGCTGTATTTATTATTTCTTCTACTGCCGTGAGAAAGCCTTGCTGTATAAGCATCAGTTGCGCCAGGTACAACTGGTTCAGGCTGAACATGAAAAGGCGCTGGTGGTCAGTCAGCTGAAAGTGCTGCAAAGCCAGATCGAACCTCATTTTCTGTTCAACACCCTGGCAAACCTCCAGGTGTTGATCGATGCCGATCCCAAGAAAGCGCAGTCCTTGTTACTGCGATTTACTGAACTGCTCCGCATCAGTCTCAAAAAAAGTCGCTGTGATCAGATCAAGCTGGAAGATGAGATTGAATTGCTGGAAGCCTACCTGGAGATCCAATCCATTCGGTTGGGCGAGCGGCTTCGGTATCGGTTTGTTGTTGCGCCTGACGTCGATACCTGCTGGCATATCCCGCCACACCTGTTGCAACCGTTGGTTGAAAATGCGGTTTGTCATGGTATCGAGCCTTGTCCGGCTGGCGGGGAAGTCGTCGTGTCCTTGTCTGGCGTGGAAGGACGGTTACAGATTCGCGTTGAAGATGATGGGGCCGGACTGGGCGGAAAATCTCTTCATAAAGGAAACGGGTTGAGTTTGGATAATATTCGCCAGCGTCTGAAAGCGTTGTATGGTCCCCAGGCATCGTTATCTATCGCCTCATCTGAGCGTGGCGGTGTGATTAGTAAAATTGAACTGATTCCCGGAGATGGACGATGA
- a CDS encoding SCO family protein, translated as MKFQWIILALALVAGLVTRFVVDAQQETATTAVSPAASGVLESGKDALDLFNPADPRLRVVYFGYTHCPDVCPTSLAVMSAALKKLDTDTRKQLWPVFITLDPERDTPEKSAQYAQYFHQDIIGMTGTAEQTKALAQKYGVLYMRTELKDSALEYAVDHSSYFYLLQPDGTLVDKVQHTLNPEILVDAISSNLTVSGS; from the coding sequence ATGAAATTTCAGTGGATTATATTAGCCCTGGCACTCGTTGCCGGTTTAGTGACCCGCTTCGTTGTTGACGCACAACAAGAAACCGCCACAACTGCAGTATCCCCTGCTGCCTCCGGAGTCCTGGAAAGCGGTAAAGATGCCCTTGATCTGTTTAATCCTGCCGATCCACGACTGCGCGTGGTTTACTTTGGTTATACCCATTGTCCGGATGTCTGCCCGACTTCACTGGCCGTTATGTCGGCGGCACTCAAGAAGCTCGATACCGACACACGCAAACAGCTTTGGCCGGTTTTCATCACCTTGGATCCTGAACGAGATACACCGGAAAAAAGTGCCCAATATGCACAATACTTCCACCAAGACATTATCGGGATGACCGGCACCGCTGAGCAAACCAAAGCACTGGCGCAAAAATACGGCGTGCTGTATATGCGTACCGAACTCAAAGACTCTGCTCTAGAATATGCCGTCGACCACAGCTCTTACTTCTACCTGTTACAGCCGGACGGCACCCTGGTCGATAAAGTTCAACACACCCTGAATCCGGAAATCTTAGTTGACGCCATCAGCAGCAATTTGACCGTATCCGGTTCCTGA
- a CDS encoding lipase family protein — protein MKPLKRYQYERYAILCKLAYPPTFDHTIYGFSADGRYEITDRWGRTIIRVLWGEKNEVVVVFKGSQNLWDWLLNMACLPKQQIKHQRRYYIHWGYHFLLSQKSKRHRPYQAPPDLFESQCIELSQASDQPQFGDLSVYQHIEKIITPLIAAGKKVTFTGHSSGGAMAILVADRLSASHPDAIKRVVTFGQPAAGLRSFKRHYQLNHCTYRICCDLDIVTFLPPIPFMYWHVGKLLWLHEGRIYENSPTPYRLYKSLISWLLRPVTYHYMRKYIRNKDFFDKH, from the coding sequence ATGAAGCCACTAAAACGCTATCAATATGAACGATATGCCATTCTTTGCAAGCTTGCCTATCCGCCGACGTTCGATCATACCATTTATGGTTTCAGTGCCGACGGGCGATATGAGATCACGGACCGCTGGGGCAGAACCATCATTCGGGTGCTTTGGGGAGAAAAGAACGAAGTCGTGGTGGTTTTCAAAGGTTCGCAAAACCTCTGGGATTGGCTGCTCAATATGGCTTGCCTGCCCAAACAGCAAATAAAACACCAACGCCGCTACTACATTCACTGGGGTTACCATTTCTTACTGTCACAAAAAAGCAAGCGTCACCGCCCGTACCAGGCACCGCCCGATCTGTTTGAATCACAGTGTATCGAGCTGAGTCAGGCCAGTGATCAACCACAGTTCGGGGATTTATCGGTTTATCAGCATATCGAAAAAATCATCACGCCGCTGATTGCCGCCGGTAAGAAAGTCACCTTCACCGGCCACTCTTCCGGTGGTGCCATGGCGATCCTGGTTGCGGATCGCCTGTCTGCCAGTCACCCGGATGCGATCAAGCGTGTGGTCACCTTCGGACAACCTGCCGCCGGGTTAAGAAGCTTTAAACGTCACTATCAGCTCAACCATTGCACATACCGGATCTGTTGTGACTTAGATATCGTGACGTTCTTACCACCCATCCCCTTTATGTACTGGCATGTAGGCAAGCTTCTCTGGCTGCATGAAGGCCGGATCTACGAGAACTCTCCCACCCCTTACCGGCTGTATAAGTCCCTGATCAGTTGGCTTCTTCGCCCTGTCACTTATCATTACATGCGAAAGTACATCCGGAACAAAGACTTTTTTGATAAGCACTAA
- a CDS encoding Na+/H+ antiporter NhaC family protein, whose product MTTETTSLSPSGGITFQRLSVMTLVLAILAGFIIIGNLHEPDTPYGWYSLLPTTVVLAFALLTHRTVEALFAGAIVGLLMVEPTEIVGNVVDIALTVMMDETIGWIILVCGLMGGLITMLEKGGSILSFSEALVTRVKSRRQSMVLTFLLGILIFIDDYLNAIAISSSMKRITDSYKISREKLAYLVDSTAAPICILVPISTWAIFFASLLEANHITESGNGLTSYISAIPYMAYGWVTLVIVFLVAMQKLPDLGAMKKAEQRAAQGQTKPDGAEDIDFGADIKKHPNSLMGIMNFILPMVVLVAASWFYDIDLLAGVFVAILFTIFLYGVQNLLPMNAMFDAIYEGIKIMLLPLATVIGGFMLKSVNDQIGLTQYVIESVAPILSPQLLPAIVFVILTMLVFATASSWGLFAVAMPIVFPLAQQLDVSMPLVIGAIISSAAAGSHSCFFSDSTVLSAQGSGCTAMQHAITQAPYALIGIILTTVFFLVVG is encoded by the coding sequence ATGACAACAGAAACAACTTCATTATCACCCTCAGGCGGAATAACCTTTCAGCGCTTAAGCGTGATGACCCTGGTACTTGCCATCCTGGCCGGATTTATCATCATTGGTAACCTGCATGAGCCTGACACCCCCTACGGTTGGTACAGCCTGTTACCGACCACTGTGGTGCTCGCCTTTGCACTGTTGACGCACCGAACCGTCGAAGCGCTGTTTGCCGGGGCTATTGTCGGCTTGCTGATGGTGGAGCCGACAGAGATTGTCGGTAATGTGGTCGATATTGCGCTGACGGTCATGATGGATGAAACCATCGGCTGGATTATCCTGGTGTGTGGCCTGATGGGCGGGCTGATCACCATGCTGGAAAAAGGCGGCAGTATTCTGTCATTCAGCGAAGCGCTGGTGACCCGGGTGAAGAGTCGCCGCCAATCGATGGTCCTCACTTTTCTGCTGGGTATTTTGATTTTCATCGACGATTATCTCAATGCCATCGCCATTTCTTCCTCAATGAAGCGGATCACCGACAGCTACAAGATCTCCCGGGAAAAACTGGCCTACCTGGTAGATTCTACAGCCGCGCCGATTTGTATCCTGGTGCCGATTTCAACCTGGGCGATTTTCTTCGCTTCCCTGCTCGAAGCCAACCACATCACCGAGTCCGGCAACGGCCTGACGAGCTATATTTCTGCGATTCCGTACATGGCTTATGGCTGGGTGACCCTGGTGATTGTGTTTCTGGTTGCCATGCAGAAGTTGCCGGATCTGGGCGCAATGAAAAAGGCAGAGCAACGTGCTGCCCAAGGCCAGACCAAGCCGGACGGCGCAGAGGATATTGATTTCGGTGCGGATATCAAGAAGCATCCCAATAGCCTGATGGGGATCATGAACTTCATCCTGCCGATGGTAGTCTTGGTTGCAGCCAGCTGGTTCTACGATATCGACCTGCTGGCCGGTGTGTTTGTCGCTATCCTATTCACCATCTTCTTATATGGTGTGCAGAACCTGTTGCCGATGAACGCGATGTTTGATGCGATCTACGAAGGGATCAAAATCATGCTGCTGCCACTGGCGACCGTGATCGGCGGCTTCATGCTCAAATCCGTCAACGACCAAATCGGCTTGACCCAGTACGTGATTGAGTCCGTGGCGCCAATCCTGTCGCCGCAGCTGTTACCTGCAATTGTGTTCGTGATTCTGACCATGCTGGTGTTTGCCACCGCATCTTCCTGGGGGCTGTTTGCCGTCGCGATGCCGATTGTCTTCCCACTGGCGCAACAGCTCGATGTCTCCATGCCGCTGGTGATTGGGGCGATCATCTCCTCAGCTGCGGCCGGCAGTCATTCCTGCTTCTTCAGTGACTCGACCGTCCTGTCGGCCCAAGGCAGTGGTTGTACAGCGATGCAACATGCCATCACACAGGCACCTTACGCATTGATTGGGATTATTCTGACCACGGTGTTTTTCCTGGTCGTCGGATAA
- a CDS encoding LytR/AlgR family response regulator transcription factor — translation MTQALTALIADDEPLLRHHLKSVLGDVWPELDVVASESDGAAALAKIHALQPDVVFLDIRMPGIDGIAVARALKEMEMVPVIVFITAYDEYAVQAFEAHAFDYLLKPLHDKRLIQTCERLKNQVRLCHAGQGQSTAGAIASIERLMQKMQSPMNPWLRWIRASKGDEISLVSVDDVIYLRAEDKYVSVYTCEGEYIIRMPLKELIKQLDPDMFWQIHRATIVRVEAIERVKRDFTGKMFVYLAGGHGKLAVSRNAQGLFKQM, via the coding sequence ATGACCCAAGCCTTAACCGCACTGATCGCCGATGATGAACCATTGCTGCGCCATCATTTGAAATCTGTACTGGGCGACGTCTGGCCTGAATTGGATGTGGTTGCCAGCGAGTCGGACGGTGCGGCTGCATTGGCGAAGATCCATGCTTTGCAGCCGGATGTGGTGTTTCTTGATATTCGGATGCCCGGTATCGACGGAATTGCCGTTGCCAGAGCTCTGAAGGAAATGGAGATGGTACCGGTCATCGTGTTCATCACCGCATATGATGAATACGCGGTGCAAGCGTTTGAGGCACACGCGTTCGATTACCTGCTGAAACCTTTGCATGACAAACGTCTGATTCAAACGTGTGAACGACTGAAAAACCAGGTTCGGTTATGTCATGCCGGACAAGGGCAGAGCACGGCTGGTGCCATTGCATCCATTGAGCGTCTGATGCAGAAAATGCAGTCACCGATGAACCCATGGTTACGCTGGATCAGGGCCAGTAAGGGGGATGAAATCAGTTTGGTTTCCGTTGATGATGTCATTTACCTCAGGGCTGAAGATAAGTATGTCAGTGTGTATACATGCGAAGGGGAATACATCATTCGTATGCCACTTAAAGAGCTGATTAAACAACTGGACCCGGATATGTTTTGGCAGATCCACCGTGCAACAATTGTCCGGGTGGAAGCGATTGAACGGGTGAAGCGTGACTTTACCGGGAAAATGTTTGTCTACCTGGCCGGCGGCCACGGAAAACTTGCCGTCAGCCGGAATGCCCAGGGGTTATTCAAGCAGATGTAA
- a CDS encoding VOC family protein, producing MIPRDATLRVVRPTDNLSQLTEMYSKALGFEMLKQFKDLDGYDGVVLGHSRHAYHIEFVQQHGVTAGRAPTQDNLLVFYLDCSRVWERACRGMIDAGFTVVESNNPYWERVGKTFEDVDGYRVVLQNRDWES from the coding sequence ATGATACCGAGAGACGCGACACTCCGTGTTGTCAGACCAACCGATAACCTATCTCAACTGACTGAAATGTATAGCAAGGCGCTTGGCTTTGAGATGTTGAAACAGTTTAAAGACCTGGATGGTTACGATGGGGTGGTGTTGGGGCATTCCAGACATGCTTACCATATCGAGTTTGTTCAGCAGCATGGTGTAACGGCCGGTCGTGCCCCAACGCAGGATAACTTACTGGTGTTTTATCTCGACTGTAGTCGTGTCTGGGAACGTGCCTGTCGCGGGATGATCGATGCGGGTTTTACCGTTGTCGAATCCAATAACCCGTATTGGGAACGTGTCGGCAAGACGTTTGAAGATGTCGATGGTTATCGCGTGGTCCTGCAGAACCGGGATTGGGAAAGCTGA
- a CDS encoding patatin family protein, whose product MLAQELQRHTPGSALVVEGGAMRGIFAAGVLDAFLDHQYRPFDICLGVSAGSTNLAAWLAGQRGRNRTVITDYSCRSEFISFRRFLRGGHWFDLDWLWDITLREICLDTPTLIAQPIPLFVVTTAVETGEAAYVQATAANLNELLKASCSIPLAYRNFPVIDGMPMTDGGVADSIPVIKAYEMGARKITVVLSRPLGYQKSPMRHPWLINKLFRNTPKLAEAMLHRAERYNQAIAFINQPPADCELTVIAPPPEFSVGRTTTDPDKLQAGYRLGIVAATPLISGSPG is encoded by the coding sequence ATGTTGGCACAAGAATTACAACGGCATACACCCGGATCGGCGCTGGTGGTGGAAGGTGGGGCCATGCGCGGCATTTTCGCTGCCGGCGTTCTGGATGCGTTTCTGGATCATCAGTATCGACCCTTTGACATCTGTCTCGGGGTGTCAGCCGGCTCGACGAATTTGGCCGCCTGGTTGGCGGGCCAACGGGGGCGTAACCGTACGGTGATCACCGACTATTCCTGCCGATCCGAGTTCATCAGCTTCCGACGATTTTTACGTGGCGGGCATTGGTTTGATCTGGATTGGTTGTGGGACATCACGCTGCGTGAAATTTGCCTCGATACGCCAACATTGATCGCTCAGCCGATTCCGTTGTTTGTGGTCACCACAGCCGTGGAAACCGGGGAAGCCGCCTATGTGCAGGCGACGGCCGCAAACCTAAATGAGTTGCTCAAAGCCTCCTGCTCTATTCCTCTGGCGTATCGCAACTTTCCGGTCATTGACGGGATGCCGATGACCGACGGTGGTGTGGCCGATTCTATCCCGGTGATCAAAGCCTATGAGATGGGCGCAAGAAAAATAACCGTGGTGCTGTCCAGACCGCTGGGTTACCAGAAGTCACCGATGCGGCATCCTTGGTTGATCAACAAACTGTTTCGCAACACACCCAAGCTGGCAGAGGCGATGCTGCACCGAGCCGAGCGGTACAATCAGGCGATTGCCTTTATCAATCAGCCGCCAGCTGATTGTGAACTGACGGTGATTGCTCCGCCACCGGAATTTTCGGTCGGGCGTACAACCACAGATCCGGACAAACTTCAGGCGGGCTATCGGCTGGGTATAGTTGCGGCCACCCCGTTGATATCGGGCTCGCCCGGATAA
- a CDS encoding Lpp/OprI family alanine-zipper lipoprotein: MNRSLSILTGIILSATLIGCSSSDEVDQMQQLTNKVDMLSDQVGALQSQQDQMAGAVNDARAASDAAYQEAMRANQRIDNIASSYSK, translated from the coding sequence ATGAACCGTTCATTATCTATCCTTACCGGTATTATTCTGAGTGCGACACTCATTGGTTGTTCAAGCTCAGATGAAGTTGATCAAATGCAGCAACTCACCAATAAAGTCGATATGCTCTCTGATCAAGTTGGTGCGTTGCAAAGTCAGCAAGACCAAATGGCAGGTGCTGTTAATGATGCACGTGCTGCTTCTGACGCAGCGTATCAAGAAGCAATGCGTGCGAACCAGCGTATTGATAATATCGCGAGTTCTTACAGCAAATAA